Genomic DNA from Turicibacter faecis:
GAGATATCGCATTTAGTTTATTCAGTGGGGGCGTTGTGGTTATTCGGGCTATTTTTATTAGCTTTATCACTCTTTTTCCAAACGCTTGTCAAGAGTCAGGCGACCTCATTCATGTTCGTTGCCTTATGTACTGGAGGATTATTTTTTGTCAATTTATTTCCTCGCATCCAGGAAGTGAGTCCATTAAAATTGGTGACAGATAATGTTGCCATGCTGAATCAGGCTTATGACTTAAGTTCACTAATAACCCCGGTTTTGATAACGCTTGGATGGACGGTTATTTTATTAATAGGATCGCTTGTGATTTTTAGAAAAAAACAATTATAACTTTTCTTTATCCGACAAAGGACCTACTGGTAGTAGGTCCTTTGTCGGATTTTGTATTTCAATCCTTTTTATATCGCTGAATAGGAGGAGGAAATTTTTCCAAAATAGAGGTATTGAAAGGATGTGTTTGTATGAATGATTTAAACGAGGGGAAAGTTTTAAAGTTAATGAGTTATATCATGTTGGGGCTATTTGCTTGGGTGACCTATTTTAATTTCCAAGAGGTATTTATTCGAATGGTTGAATTATTTGAGAGTCTGCCGATGTGGTGGTACCTTCTTGTATTGGTGCTGTTTGCTGTTTCGGTTGTGTGGTCTATTAGTAGAGGAGAGGAAGAGATTCACCAAATTGAAGAAGAGATGAATCAGGCGAAACAGTCATTAGTTCGTTCAGAGCGCTGTTTACGATTACTGCAATATGAGGTAAAAGATATTCCAGCGTTTCAATTTAGTTTTTATTGTGCAGATTTGTTAAGGATGCTTGATTATCAAGAAGTAAGAGTCAAAAATTATAAGTTCATTCGAGCCATTAATGAGGTCGGTGAAAAGGTTTATATTGAGTGCCTCGTAAAGGAAGCGGGCGAGTCCGTCAATAAAGACGATTTATCTCCCCTTCTTCATACGATGAAGCGAGATGATGTATTCAGAGGATTAATCATGACCATAGCTCCTTTATCACCGGAAGTGCGGGAACTGGCGAAAAAGTATCATATTCTTTGTTTAGATGATCAAGCCATTCAAGAGATTATTTCATTTGTGACCCGTGAGGGTGCCGAAATGTTGGAGATGGACTTTATTTAATTTAATACTTTATAGTGTTGTCGATATTGTTTAGGCGTTTGGCCCGTGAATTTTTTAAAGTTTTTTGTAAAATGACTTTGATCAGTAAAATGTAGAAGGCTACAAATTTCAAGGATAGAATGATTCGTCATGGCGAGGAGTTGTTTGGCCTCCTTAATTTTTTCTCGCATCATATATTCACTAATGGTCATGTTCATTTCTTTTTTAAATAACCGCGCTAGATAGCTAGGATTAAAGTGTAGTGCCTGACAGACATCGTGGACGGAAGGATTTTGATAAAGATTTTTTCTTATATAAAAGGTGACCTCTTTAACTGTTTGCGAGTTTTTCGTTCGCCTTAAGGCGTGCACCCGATGGGTCAAGTCAATTAACGCACTGATTTTTAATTGATTTAAAGTTGTTAAGTCGGTTGTTTTATTGATTTCTTGTAAATAGAAGGTATTGATTTTGTAACTAATGGCAATTGGAAGTCCACTCTCCCTCGCGGTTTTTGAAGCAACAATAATCATGGAAGCAACCATTGTTTTCATCGTTTGAAGTGGAGTTTCTTTAAGGTGGTCGGAAAGAAGTGGAAAAGGGTTTATGCGATCGAGGATTGGCAGAAGTTCTTTCACCCGTCCATGGCTAACACAGGCAAGGATTTGGTTTTCATATTGGATGTCACCAGGAATGTGTGTGTGAACATGGTCGTCAATTCGGATAAAGGTGAAGTCCTGTCGAAGTTTATCTTCTAATTGAGAAATCATAGCCTCGTTATAGAAGTTTTCCTTTAAAATGTCCTCGACGGTAAGGC
This window encodes:
- a CDS encoding restriction endonuclease: MNDLNEGKVLKLMSYIMLGLFAWVTYFNFQEVFIRMVELFESLPMWWYLLVLVLFAVSVVWSISRGEEEIHQIEEEMNQAKQSLVRSERCLRLLQYEVKDIPAFQFSFYCADLLRMLDYQEVRVKNYKFIRAINEVGEKVYIECLVKEAGESVNKDDLSPLLHTMKRDDVFRGLIMTIAPLSPEVRELAKKYHILCLDDQAIQEIISFVTREGAEMLEMDFI
- a CDS encoding AraC family transcriptional regulator, with the translated sequence MTTFSHFIHDIAYMKALLEQGFGWPVQVITDKHQQIGSETPPSEWMTSIYDFSNLHPYPQIKFSPANEAFIFVSDLKTKMNPITYVMGPCLNKPSIPLEAETTSSCLNQILHQAALVHLLINQQRLTVEDILKENFYNEAMISQLEDKLRQDFTFIRIDDHVHTHIPGDIQYENQILACVSHGRVKELLPILDRINPFPLLSDHLKETPLQTMKTMVASMIIVASKTARESGLPIAISYKINTFYLQEINKTTDLTTLNQLKISALIDLTHRVHALRRTKNSQTVKEVTFYIRKNLYQNPSVHDVCQALHFNPSYLARLFKKEMNMTISEYMMREKIKEAKQLLAMTNHSILEICSLLHFTDQSHFTKNFKKFTGQTPKQYRQHYKVLN